One segment of Gemmatimonadota bacterium DNA contains the following:
- a CDS encoding TonB-dependent receptor: MIYIKLFYTRTALKCKTSFLPHFPAHHTSPPFSQRSFFMKSKTHFNSLVLGIAVLLAMSGIAISQEEEKPRTESADTTATLPPLTDILEEVVILEELVVIGSRAQPRSVAESAVPIDVVTGEDFVKQGDTDVQNLLRDMVPSYNVNTNPISDASTVVRPPSMRGLAPDHTLVLINGKRRHRAAVIHWITNGVADGAQGPDIAPIPSIAIKRVEVLRDGASAQYGSDAIAGVLNFELKDNYKGGSFEVKPGIFQQGDGFAYAFAGNIGLGTPDAWVNFSAEYGNEDETDRSVQRDDAARLIRVGNNRVENPAQIWGQPYIRDDLKFFVNYGININDNVKLYGHGNYASKEVEGGFYFRNPNTRGGVFKGPVVMSDGTTYYDPGKAAELGIVDGVNGHLVATLLTGNLRQVLEPSEDTGLRIPQEFIVAISCSEPDAAALQRVFDDPDWFTFQEFFPGGFTPRFGAFMDDRAFLAGIRGSQGLMTWDLSASYGRNEADYFIFNTVNSSLGPNQPWPNGPQVDPSHEDAPYFDPGTYIQTDTNFNFDITYPFSEQFFFAAGLEYRTENFEIVQGQRESWVKGPLAEYGFTVASNGFSGFGEIAAGTWSRSNWAVYGDAEFIPQEDWLLGAALRFENFDDFGSTTNFKLATNYGLNENTKVRGSFSTGFRAPTPGQQNAFNVSTIFDPTIGDLTNDGTIPSNNPVAESKGGEPLDSEKSTNISAGIVFEIPVFPVDTGIPPVNITVDYFHILVKGRLTLSQNFSLTPAEVDELLKAGITAANFITNFKFFVNDFDTKTQGIDVVLTAPVWCDGLLSLAYNLTNTEVTKHNLETLGAQRIRELQEGLPKHRGNLTVVKPLNDMLEVLGRLRYYSSWYDQEDDFVYGDEWVLDAEVSYTIADHSTVTVGGQNILDIYPDINPSATSGSGHLYSQYSPFGFSGAFWYAKYHFGF; this comes from the coding sequence ATGATATATATAAAGTTATTTTATACTCGGACCGCTTTAAAATGTAAAACCTCGTTTCTCCCTCATTTTCCCGCACATCACACTTCTCCTCCATTTTCTCAAAGGAGTTTTTTTATGAAATCTAAGACGCATTTTAATTCCCTCGTCCTTGGCATTGCTGTTCTACTCGCAATGAGCGGGATTGCCATATCACAGGAAGAGGAAAAGCCGCGTACCGAAAGCGCGGACACAACAGCTACCTTACCCCCACTCACTGACATCCTCGAAGAAGTGGTGATCCTCGAAGAATTGGTGGTTATCGGTTCACGCGCACAACCGCGTTCTGTAGCGGAATCCGCAGTGCCCATCGATGTTGTTACCGGTGAAGATTTTGTCAAGCAAGGCGATACGGATGTACAAAATCTCCTGAGAGATATGGTGCCATCCTACAACGTGAATACAAACCCGATTAGCGATGCCTCCACCGTCGTGCGACCGCCCAGCATGCGAGGCTTGGCTCCCGACCACACGCTGGTCCTCATCAATGGCAAACGCCGCCATCGCGCCGCTGTTATTCACTGGATAACCAATGGTGTTGCCGACGGCGCCCAGGGGCCAGACATAGCCCCCATCCCCTCTATTGCCATCAAGCGCGTGGAAGTCCTGCGCGATGGCGCGTCTGCGCAGTACGGCTCTGACGCCATTGCCGGCGTGTTGAATTTTGAGCTTAAAGACAATTACAAAGGCGGTTCTTTTGAGGTCAAGCCAGGTATTTTTCAGCAAGGCGATGGTTTCGCCTATGCTTTTGCCGGCAATATCGGTCTGGGTACGCCAGATGCCTGGGTCAACTTCAGCGCGGAATATGGCAACGAGGATGAAACCGACCGTTCCGTACAACGCGACGATGCCGCGCGTTTGATACGCGTGGGCAATAACCGTGTGGAAAATCCCGCACAAATTTGGGGACAACCCTACATCAGAGACGACCTGAAATTCTTTGTCAACTACGGCATAAACATCAACGACAATGTCAAATTATACGGCCATGGGAATTACGCCAGCAAAGAAGTCGAAGGCGGTTTCTACTTCCGCAATCCCAATACGCGAGGTGGCGTATTCAAGGGGCCTGTAGTGATGTCCGACGGCACCACTTATTATGATCCGGGCAAAGCTGCTGAACTCGGTATTGTCGATGGCGTAAACGGGCATCTGGTAGCAACATTGCTCACCGGCAATCTGAGACAGGTTCTCGAACCGTCCGAAGATACTGGTCTTAGAATTCCCCAGGAGTTCATCGTGGCCATTAGCTGCAGTGAGCCGGATGCCGCAGCCTTACAACGCGTTTTTGACGACCCCGATTGGTTCACCTTCCAGGAATTTTTCCCCGGTGGCTTCACACCCCGATTTGGCGCGTTTATGGACGACCGCGCCTTTCTGGCGGGTATTAGGGGATCGCAAGGGCTGATGACATGGGATCTCAGCGCGTCTTATGGGCGCAACGAAGCCGATTACTTCATCTTCAATACCGTGAATTCCTCCTTGGGTCCCAACCAACCCTGGCCCAATGGACCACAAGTTGATCCAAGTCACGAAGATGCACCGTATTTTGATCCGGGAACCTATATCCAGACCGATACCAACTTCAACTTCGATATCACCTATCCGTTTAGCGAGCAATTTTTCTTTGCCGCCGGTCTTGAATACCGCACGGAAAATTTTGAAATCGTACAGGGGCAACGAGAATCCTGGGTTAAAGGTCCGCTGGCAGAATACGGATTTACGGTTGCGTCCAACGGGTTCTCGGGCTTTGGCGAAATTGCCGCAGGCACCTGGAGCCGCTCCAACTGGGCGGTTTATGGTGACGCCGAATTTATCCCGCAGGAAGACTGGTTGCTCGGCGCAGCACTGCGCTTTGAAAATTTTGATGATTTTGGATCCACGACCAACTTCAAGCTGGCGACCAATTACGGGCTTAACGAGAATACAAAAGTGCGCGGCAGTTTTAGCACGGGCTTTAGAGCACCCACGCCGGGGCAACAAAATGCCTTTAACGTATCCACGATCTTCGATCCCACAATCGGTGATTTGACAAATGACGGCACAATTCCGTCAAACAATCCCGTTGCAGAATCCAAGGGTGGTGAACCGCTCGATTCCGAAAAATCGACCAATATCTCGGCTGGTATTGTTTTTGAAATTCCCGTTTTTCCCGTGGATACCGGTATTCCCCCTGTCAATATTACGGTGGACTATTTCCACATTTTGGTGAAGGGACGCTTGACGCTCTCACAAAATTTCTCCCTGACCCCAGCAGAAGTCGATGAACTGCTCAAGGCGGGTATCACGGCTGCGAATTTTATTACAAATTTCAAATTTTTCGTCAATGACTTTGACACCAAAACCCAGGGTATTGACGTCGTGCTCACGGCTCCGGTGTGGTGTGATGGCCTGCTGAGTCTGGCGTATAACTTGACGAATACCGAAGTGACCAAACACAATCTGGAGACCCTGGGCGCTCAAAGGATTCGAGAATTGCAAGAGGGTCTTCCCAAACACCGCGGGAATCTGACGGTAGTCAAACCGTTGAACGATATGCTTGAGGTACTGGGACGCCTCCGGTATTACAGTTCGTGGTACGATCAAGAAGATGACTTCGTTTATGGTGACGAATGGGTACTGGACGCCGAAGTTAGTTATACCATTGCCGACCACTCAACAGTAACTGTTGGCGGTCAGAACATTCTCGATATCTATCCCGATATCAATCCCAGTGCAACGAGCGGTTCGGGGCATTTATACAGCCAGTACAGCCCATTTGGTTTTAGCGGCGCATTCTGGTACGCCAAATACCACTTCGGCTTTTAG
- a CDS encoding molybdenum cofactor guanylyltransferase, producing the protein MNDSGIILTGGESRRMGTPKYSLPFGDETLLQRSIRNLRGSVYPIAVVGAPGQNLPDIPHVLSICDPVANQGPLMGLMAGLKHVEGVSEWALGTGCDMPFISNELIQCLKSHRTTDSEIVIPCINGQFYPLCALYRTALWRKAELLLEKGERRLLTLVDVCRVQTVEQDALARIDPDLRFLMNINTPQCYQSALELAGLRQ; encoded by the coding sequence ATGAATGACTCTGGAATCATCCTTACAGGCGGTGAAAGCAGGCGAATGGGCACCCCCAAGTATAGCTTGCCTTTTGGCGATGAAACCCTGCTTCAGCGAAGTATAAGAAATCTGAGAGGATCTGTTTATCCAATTGCGGTCGTGGGTGCGCCCGGACAAAACTTGCCAGACATACCCCATGTTTTATCTATATGTGATCCCGTTGCCAATCAAGGTCCATTAATGGGACTCATGGCAGGATTAAAACATGTCGAAGGCGTCTCTGAATGGGCATTGGGAACAGGTTGTGACATGCCATTTATCAGCAATGAATTGATCCAATGCCTCAAATCGCACAGGACAACAGATTCAGAGATCGTCATTCCCTGTATAAATGGGCAGTTTTATCCTTTGTGCGCGCTTTATCGAACTGCTCTCTGGCGAAAGGCCGAATTGCTACTCGAAAAAGGGGAACGACGGCTTTTGACATTGGTCGATGTATGCCGCGTTCAGACCGTTGAACAAGACGCACTCGCACGGATTGATCCCGATCTACGATTTCTGATGAATATCAATACGCCTCAATGTTATCAAAGTGCCCTTGAATTGGCTGGTTTGCGGCAGTGA
- a CDS encoding glycosyl hydrolase gives MKVNVNIQPGDLKARLNRFFELAAQKIRSIDSTWDPGQGTPVFTAGGKYTTRGWTEWTQGFQFGCAILGYEITGEKDLLQIGRKGTLDRMASHVTHIGVHDHGFNNVSTYGNLRRLMREGIIPENEWEQHFYELALKASGAVQAARWTTIGDGKGYIHSFNGPHSLFSDTIRSCRALAVAHDLGHVLMGENDLAISLLERLIHHAETTAQFNVYYGEGRDRYDVRGRVVHESIFNVNDGNYRCPSTQQGYSPFSTWTRGLAWIVTGYAELLEYVEHLSDDALDLYGGRDAINGWMLKAACATADYYIDSITSTDGIPLWDAGAPGLIEGYGDKISDPYNTSEPVDSSAAAIAAQGLYRLGKYMDDARYRQAALTVAHTLFDAPYLSEDEEHQGLILHSIYHNPNGWDYVPGGQKVACGESSMWGDYHAMELAVLLQREMDNAPYLTFFDQ, from the coding sequence ATGAAGGTGAATGTCAATATTCAGCCTGGCGATCTAAAAGCCAGGCTGAATCGTTTTTTTGAACTGGCTGCACAGAAAATTCGCAGTATCGATTCGACGTGGGATCCAGGCCAGGGGACGCCGGTATTTACAGCAGGTGGCAAATACACCACGCGCGGATGGACCGAATGGACGCAGGGATTTCAATTTGGATGCGCCATTCTGGGATATGAAATTACGGGGGAGAAAGACCTGCTACAGATTGGGCGCAAGGGCACGCTCGATCGCATGGCGTCTCATGTGACGCATATAGGAGTACACGATCACGGTTTTAACAATGTATCGACCTATGGCAATTTGCGGCGATTAATGCGAGAAGGTATAATTCCAGAAAATGAATGGGAGCAGCACTTTTATGAACTCGCGCTCAAAGCATCTGGCGCTGTTCAGGCTGCTCGCTGGACGACCATTGGCGATGGGAAAGGGTATATTCATTCATTTAATGGACCACACTCCCTGTTTTCAGACACGATCAGGTCGTGTCGCGCATTGGCTGTGGCACACGATCTCGGTCACGTTTTGATGGGGGAGAATGACCTCGCAATTTCGCTGCTCGAGCGCTTGATCCACCACGCCGAGACGACCGCGCAGTTCAATGTGTATTACGGCGAAGGGCGCGATCGATACGATGTGCGGGGACGGGTTGTACACGAGTCCATTTTTAATGTCAACGACGGTAATTACCGCTGCCCGAGTACGCAGCAGGGTTATTCACCGTTTTCGACGTGGACCCGGGGGTTAGCCTGGATTGTGACGGGCTATGCCGAATTGCTCGAATATGTGGAGCACCTGTCAGATGACGCGCTCGATCTTTACGGTGGCAGGGATGCGATCAATGGCTGGATGCTCAAAGCGGCCTGTGCAACAGCAGATTATTATATCGATAGTATCACATCTACCGATGGTATTCCGTTATGGGATGCGGGCGCGCCGGGCTTGATTGAGGGTTATGGCGATAAAATATCGGATCCCTACAATACAAGCGAACCCGTGGATAGTTCTGCTGCTGCCATTGCAGCGCAAGGGCTTTACCGTTTGGGCAAATATATGGACGATGCGCGTTATCGGCAGGCGGCACTAACCGTGGCCCATACGCTATTTGATGCACCCTATTTGTCCGAAGACGAAGAACACCAGGGTCTTATTCTCCATTCTATTTATCACAATCCCAATGGGTGGGACTATGTGCCCGGTGGGCAAAAAGTCGCATGCGGAGAGTCTTCGATGTGGGGAGATTATCACGCGATGGAATTGGCGGTTTTGCTCCAGCGGGAGATGGATAACGCGCCGTATCTGACGTTTTTTGATCAATGA
- a CDS encoding DUF547 domain-containing protein — MNKVIALIIGLLFAGFASQSGAETFNYTPLNRTLGRVVNAQGRVDYEAVKTDADLRAFVDQLAQISPNTHPALFPSRADSLAFWINAYNACVLAGVAKAYPISSVTEIAPAFGFFKKYRFVVGGRRFTLDQIEHEIIRPQFADPRIHAAINCAAVSCPRLLNKVFTPDELDDQLNAVMRDMIRNPMHVQIDRQTGVVSLSAIFDWFSSDFTSYVQAHEVGETVLDYISLFLSKDDTLYLQNHPDLQIVFLDYDWSLNSQEK, encoded by the coding sequence ATGAATAAAGTCATTGCCTTGATAATCGGCCTCTTATTCGCTGGATTCGCGTCTCAAAGTGGAGCCGAGACATTTAATTATACACCGCTCAACCGCACGCTCGGTCGCGTTGTAAATGCACAGGGGCGCGTGGATTACGAGGCTGTAAAAACAGATGCGGATTTGCGGGCTTTTGTAGATCAACTCGCGCAGATCAGTCCGAATACGCATCCCGCGCTTTTTCCCAGCCGCGCAGACAGTCTTGCTTTCTGGATCAATGCGTACAATGCCTGTGTACTTGCGGGAGTCGCAAAAGCCTATCCCATTTCTTCTGTCACAGAAATCGCGCCTGCTTTTGGCTTTTTTAAGAAATACCGATTTGTCGTTGGCGGGCGTCGGTTCACATTGGACCAAATTGAACACGAGATTATTCGCCCGCAGTTTGCCGATCCGCGCATTCACGCTGCAATCAATTGCGCGGCAGTGAGTTGTCCGCGTCTTCTAAATAAAGTATTTACGCCCGATGAATTGGATGACCAACTCAATGCGGTTATGCGAGACATGATTCGCAACCCGATGCACGTTCAGATTGATCGGCAGACGGGAGTTGTGAGTCTATCTGCGATTTTCGATTGGTTTTCCTCTGATTTTACATCCTATGTGCAAGCGCATGAGGTCGGTGAGACTGTGTTGGATTATATCTCTTTGTTTTTGTCGAAAGACGATACCCTGTATTTACAAAATCACCCCGATCTTCAAATTGTGTTTTTAGATTACGATTGGTCTTTGAATAGCCAGGAAAAATGA
- a CDS encoding bifunctional transaldolase/phosoglucose isomerase, which produces MSTSDIQVSLGAYQSAVDRALKTWSANGNTARLWHGDATLWSGADEANWLGWLNIAPQMRDQVDALCAFAQQVRDRGITDILLLGMGGSSLCPEVLAMTFGCRENWPRLHVLDSTVPAQVQRFADAVNLETTLCIVASKSGTTTEPHAFCEFFWAKMQGTIGDTAGQHFIAITDPGSDLETLARERGFLSVFHGLPEIGGRFSALSNFGMVPAALIGIDVRGLLVRAVAMGNRCKISDDQNPGLLLGLLLGELAKAGRDKVTLVTSPKLWGLGAWLEQLLAESTGKKGLGLIPVDLEAVAESDMYGEDRIFVYIRLKDDADAGQDVDIENLREAQFPVIQIDVAEPLDLGAEFFRWEYATVVAGAVLDINPFDQPNVQESKDFTAELTQAYEKEGVLPVQKPFFVDDDVVVYADEANAQTLGTIENLNSCIAGLLNQIRTGDYVALCAYLDMNEDNITALQALRHWIRNVYRVATTLGFGPRFLHSTGQLHKGGPNNVVVVQLTSDDVTDVDIPGRAFSFGVLKQAQALGDARALSSRNRRAIRIHFKKDIIAGIHRVKQAVRED; this is translated from the coding sequence ATGAGTACCTCAGATATACAAGTGTCTTTGGGCGCTTACCAGTCCGCCGTTGATCGCGCTTTGAAAACATGGTCGGCAAATGGCAATACAGCACGGCTGTGGCACGGCGATGCCACACTCTGGTCGGGGGCAGACGAGGCAAACTGGCTGGGATGGCTCAATATCGCGCCTCAAATGCGCGATCAGGTAGATGCCCTATGCGCTTTTGCACAGCAGGTACGCGATAGGGGGATAACGGATATCCTGCTTTTGGGAATGGGCGGTAGCAGTTTGTGCCCCGAAGTGCTGGCGATGACTTTTGGCTGTCGGGAGAATTGGCCCAGGTTGCATGTGCTGGACTCTACAGTTCCCGCGCAGGTGCAGCGGTTTGCCGATGCCGTAAATTTAGAGACGACACTTTGCATTGTCGCCAGCAAATCTGGAACGACAACCGAACCCCACGCATTTTGCGAGTTCTTCTGGGCAAAAATGCAGGGAACTATTGGCGATACAGCGGGTCAACATTTTATAGCTATTACAGATCCGGGTTCTGATCTGGAGACGCTTGCCAGAGAACGGGGCTTTCTATCTGTGTTTCACGGTTTGCCAGAGATTGGCGGCAGGTTTTCTGCGCTTTCAAATTTTGGGATGGTGCCCGCGGCGTTGATCGGCATTGATGTGCGAGGATTATTAGTACGCGCAGTGGCGATGGGAAATCGGTGCAAAATATCAGATGACCAGAACCCCGGCCTTTTGCTGGGCCTTTTGCTGGGTGAGTTGGCAAAAGCCGGGCGAGATAAAGTGACGCTTGTAACGTCTCCTAAATTGTGGGGCTTGGGGGCATGGTTGGAGCAACTTTTAGCCGAAAGCACGGGGAAAAAGGGTCTGGGTCTCATACCTGTTGATTTAGAGGCGGTTGCTGAGTCCGATATGTATGGTGAAGATCGAATATTTGTCTATATTCGACTGAAGGACGATGCGGACGCTGGACAGGATGTGGATATAGAAAATCTGAGAGAGGCTCAGTTTCCAGTTATTCAGATCGATGTGGCAGAGCCATTAGACCTGGGAGCAGAGTTTTTCAGGTGGGAATACGCAACCGTGGTCGCTGGCGCGGTTTTGGATATCAATCCCTTTGACCAACCCAATGTGCAGGAGAGCAAAGATTTTACGGCAGAATTGACACAGGCTTATGAAAAAGAGGGCGTATTGCCAGTTCAAAAGCCGTTTTTTGTAGATGATGACGTCGTGGTTTATGCCGATGAGGCCAATGCACAGACGTTGGGAACAATTGAGAACCTCAATAGTTGTATTGCTGGGCTACTCAATCAGATTCGGACGGGTGATTATGTCGCTTTGTGCGCTTATCTCGATATGAATGAAGATAATATCACCGCTTTACAGGCTCTAAGGCATTGGATACGCAATGTATATCGGGTGGCTACTACATTGGGATTTGGTCCGCGATTCTTGCATTCTACGGGACAGTTGCACAAGGGAGGACCAAATAATGTGGTGGTTGTGCAACTGACAAGCGACGATGTGACAGATGTAGATATTCCGGGACGTGCGTTCTCTTTTGGCGTACTCAAACAAGCACAGGCTCTCGGCGATGCCCGTGCGCTTTCGAGTCGAAATAGACGGGCGATTCGCATTCATTTTAAAAAAGATATAATTGCTGGCATCCATCGGGTGAAGCAAGCGGTTAGAGAGGATTGA
- a CDS encoding radical SAM/Cys-rich domain protein, with the protein MQIVGDDYKTDFASKLRDEQLELTRNRLDILQVNVGKLCNQACHHCHVDASPIRTEIMTRETINRILSFLDTSDIQTVDITGGAPELIPDFRYFVEQIREQGRRVMVRCNLTVIFEPGQEDLPEFYREHEVALVCSLPCYLEENVDEQRGRGVFTKSIRALQILNKIGYGRPGTGLELDLVYNPVGASLPPPQTELEADYKEELKARYNIDFNKLYTITNMPISRFEEFLKRRGIYDSYMQTLQDNFNPHTVDNLMCRSLISVGWQGEVYDCDFNQMLDMHSFGREVKLWELSVEDLIGCNVWVRDHCFGCTAGAGSSCGGELV; encoded by the coding sequence ATGCAAATTGTGGGCGACGATTACAAGACTGATTTTGCGAGCAAGCTTCGCGATGAACAATTGGAACTCACGCGCAATCGATTGGATATTTTGCAGGTCAATGTCGGCAAATTGTGCAATCAAGCGTGTCATCACTGTCATGTGGATGCCAGCCCGATCCGCACAGAGATCATGACCCGAGAGACCATTAATCGCATCCTGTCATTTCTCGATACATCCGATATTCAGACGGTTGACATAACGGGTGGCGCACCTGAATTGATTCCAGATTTTCGCTATTTTGTCGAACAAATACGCGAGCAAGGTCGTCGCGTGATGGTGCGCTGCAATTTAACCGTGATTTTTGAACCCGGACAAGAAGACTTACCTGAATTTTATCGCGAGCACGAAGTTGCATTGGTGTGTTCGCTGCCGTGTTATCTCGAAGAAAATGTGGATGAACAACGCGGGCGCGGTGTTTTTACCAAAAGCATACGGGCATTGCAGATTCTCAACAAAATTGGATATGGGCGTCCTGGCACGGGCTTGGAACTCGATCTGGTCTATAATCCTGTCGGCGCGTCTTTGCCCCCTCCGCAGACCGAACTCGAAGCCGATTACAAAGAAGAGCTAAAAGCCCGCTACAATATCGATTTTAATAAGCTCTACACCATTACCAATATGCCCATTAGCCGGTTTGAAGAATTTCTAAAACGCAGGGGCATTTACGACAGCTATATGCAGACTTTGCAGGATAATTTTAATCCGCATACAGTCGATAATTTGATGTGTCGTTCTCTAATTAGCGTTGGATGGCAGGGCGAGGTTTACGATTGTGATTTTAATCAAATGCTCGATATGCATTCTTTTGGGCGCGAAGTCAAACTCTGGGAACTGTCCGTTGAAGATCTGATTGGATGCAATGTGTGGGTGCGAGACCACTGCTTTGGATGCACTGCGGGTGCGGGAAGCAGTTGTGGGGGAGAGCTTGTGTAG
- a CDS encoding DUF255 domain-containing protein, with product MAIAKRLLFIPIILLAIAAGYWWGVYSSKNPSAPTPTQNRLSRELSPYLRLHAHNPVDWYPWGEEALAKARREDKPIFLSVGYSSCYWCHVMERLVFSDPDIAHLMNQFFVNIKVDREERPDIDEIYMTATQLMTGHGGWPNSVFLTPDLKPFFAGTYFPPEDSHGRPGFPRVIQALHVAWQEKRQELEKQADQISQSIARIHTTGTASEKVERDLIGKAIDHIENRFDPVNGGLGTAPKFPPDHALNLLLTAYRQNPQAKYLAMVGQTLDHIALGGIRDHLGGGFHRYATDAQWRVPHFEKMLYNQALLTHNFLRAYQITNKTAYRIAAEEILDFVSREMTDSKGGFYSAIDAETEAEEGAYYTWTEQEIRQTLKKDADFFLSCYALAPMPEGSASVIYKADTDSALSVRHQTDTATLHARLSPLKEKLLNARSQRIRPLLDDKIITAWNGLMIGAYARAYEVLGHPGYLKVAQKAADFIRDNLRNANGDLYRIYREGQRKGEAYQEDYAFLIDGLLHLYRATHSARYLQDALSLSERMHTAFWDTLSGGFFFTQNQNEMIVRTKSFYDSALPSGNAVALHVLWELRTLTQNPLYAQRALALTNSFAPLAENTPGALLHFIHGTMMTSSPIATLSPDSLVTASATTLPPDSANTLKVNVRLVIASGWHIQASNPTDDYLIPTRLSLDTDIAEITQIDYPQAEDLQFPFAERAIAVYIDSLNVPLTLSFKTRPQTLSLLLTYQACDSTRCLSPQTQRIALNIK from the coding sequence ATGGCAATCGCCAAACGCCTCCTATTCATCCCCATCATTCTTCTCGCTATTGCTGCGGGTTATTGGTGGGGTGTTTATTCTTCAAAAAATCCCTCCGCCCCCACCCCCACGCAAAATCGCCTCAGCCGAGAACTCAGTCCCTATTTGCGCCTTCATGCACACAATCCCGTTGATTGGTATCCCTGGGGTGAAGAAGCACTCGCAAAAGCGCGTCGTGAGGACAAACCGATTTTTCTATCCGTGGGATATTCGAGTTGCTATTGGTGCCATGTCATGGAACGGCTGGTATTTTCAGATCCGGATATTGCCCACTTAATGAATCAGTTTTTTGTCAACATCAAGGTTGACCGAGAAGAACGTCCCGATATCGACGAAATTTACATGACGGCTACCCAACTCATGACCGGGCACGGCGGATGGCCCAACTCTGTTTTTCTCACGCCAGATCTCAAACCCTTTTTTGCCGGTACGTACTTTCCTCCCGAAGATTCGCATGGGCGTCCGGGCTTTCCGCGCGTGATTCAAGCACTGCATGTTGCCTGGCAGGAAAAGAGACAGGAACTCGAAAAGCAGGCCGATCAGATATCGCAATCCATCGCGCGCATTCACACGACAGGCACCGCTTCAGAGAAAGTGGAAAGAGACCTGATTGGCAAGGCGATTGACCACATAGAAAATCGCTTTGATCCCGTCAACGGCGGTTTGGGCACAGCCCCAAAATTTCCACCCGATCACGCGCTCAACCTGTTACTGACGGCATATCGGCAAAATCCTCAGGCAAAATATCTCGCTATGGTCGGGCAAACACTGGATCACATAGCACTGGGCGGCATCCGCGATCACCTCGGAGGTGGTTTTCATCGCTATGCGACAGATGCACAATGGCGCGTGCCGCACTTTGAAAAAATGCTCTACAACCAGGCCCTCCTTACCCACAACTTTCTCCGTGCTTATCAGATCACCAATAAAACGGCCTATCGCATTGCGGCAGAGGAAATTCTGGACTTTGTCTCACGTGAAATGACAGACTCTAAAGGCGGATTTTACTCTGCTATTGACGCAGAAACCGAAGCAGAAGAAGGCGCGTATTATACTTGGACAGAGCAAGAGATTCGTCAAACTCTCAAGAAAGATGCCGACTTCTTTCTCTCGTGTTACGCGCTCGCGCCCATGCCCGAAGGTTCGGCCAGCGTCATCTATAAAGCCGATACAGACAGTGCGCTATCAGTCCGCCATCAAACTGACACCGCAACCCTGCACGCGCGTCTGTCTCCACTTAAAGAAAAACTACTGAACGCTCGTAGCCAACGCATCCGCCCCCTCCTCGACGACAAAATTATCACAGCGTGGAATGGCCTCATGATCGGGGCGTATGCCCGTGCCTATGAAGTCCTCGGTCATCCCGGATACTTGAAGGTCGCACAAAAAGCCGCCGATTTTATCCGCGACAATCTCCGCAACGCAAACGGCGACCTGTATCGCATCTACCGCGAAGGACAGCGCAAAGGCGAAGCCTATCAGGAAGATTACGCTTTTTTAATCGACGGCCTCCTCCATCTCTACCGCGCAACGCATTCTGCCCGCTACCTCCAGGACGCTCTATCGCTTTCAGAACGAATGCACACCGCATTTTGGGATACCCTTAGTGGCGGCTTTTTTTTTACGCAGAATCAAAATGAGATGATTGTGCGTACCAAGAGCTTTTACGACAGTGCCCTGCCTTCTGGCAATGCCGTTGCCCTGCACGTTTTGTGGGAACTTCGGACATTGACACAGAACCCCTTGTATGCCCAACGCGCGCTCGCACTCACCAACAGCTTTGCTCCCCTCGCAGAGAATACGCCGGGCGCGCTCCTGCACTTTATTCACGGCACAATGATGACATCCTCTCCCATCGCAACGCTTTCACCCGATAGCCTCGTCACTGCGTCCGCGACAACCTTGCCCCCCGATAGCGCGAATACCCTCAAAGTGAACGTACGCCTGGTTATCGCTTCAGGCTGGCATATTCAAGCATCTAATCCCACCGACGATTATTTGATCCCCACGCGCCTCTCACTGGATACGGATATTGCCGAAATCACCCAAATCGACTATCCACAAGCCGAGGATTTACAATTCCCCTTTGCTGAGCGCGCCATTGCCGTTTATATAGACAGTCTCAATGTACCCCTCACTCTATCATTCAAAACCCGACCACAAACCCTCTCGCTATTACTCACATATCAAGCATGCGACAGCACGCGATGCCTGTCACCACAAACACAGCGTATAGCACTAAATATAAAATAA